In Streptomyces sp. NBC_00306, a single genomic region encodes these proteins:
- a CDS encoding sensor histidine kinase, protein MSHAPPAAGRAPDSGPADSRASGAGDDHSGRDADDRWLATVMNTAFLALLAGSLLRYLLKHPDSPRLPWVVGLGITLAVLQLAGHRLIARRPGRPALVLLGAIVTCWVVIVLLAPSFAWCAVPLIYTVLRTLPTRAAVALVGVLCALVMIAEWRISDDVDPNLFLVPPAVTVLATAVFLHMRRQAERLAATERREGTLAERERLSMEIHDTLAQSLSSQQMLLQAAERTWDSDPTTARGHVRTAESIAERSLAEARRFVHDLAPADLAEGGGLAEALRTLALRESTDTLRVRLHVDGTPVPLPDRVQSALLRIAQGALANVTEHAGASTATLTLSHLDDQVVLDIADDGHGFAPPTDAPSGGRGHGLAAMRARVRQLGGTLTIESAPGEGTVVSAAIPLEDR, encoded by the coding sequence ATGTCGCACGCACCGCCCGCCGCCGGACGGGCCCCCGACAGCGGGCCTGCCGACAGCCGGGCCTCCGGCGCCGGGGACGACCACAGCGGCCGGGACGCGGACGACCGATGGCTGGCGACGGTGATGAACACCGCCTTCCTCGCCCTCCTCGCCGGATCGCTGCTGCGCTATCTCCTCAAGCACCCCGACAGCCCGCGGCTGCCGTGGGTCGTCGGACTCGGCATCACCCTCGCCGTACTCCAGCTCGCCGGCCACCGGCTGATCGCCCGGCGCCCCGGGCGGCCCGCGCTCGTCCTGCTCGGCGCGATCGTCACCTGCTGGGTCGTCATCGTGCTGCTCGCCCCCAGCTTCGCCTGGTGCGCCGTCCCTCTGATCTACACCGTCCTGCGGACCCTGCCCACCCGCGCGGCCGTCGCGCTCGTCGGCGTGCTGTGCGCGCTGGTGATGATCGCCGAGTGGCGGATCTCCGACGACGTCGACCCGAACCTCTTCCTCGTACCACCGGCCGTCACCGTCCTGGCCACCGCCGTCTTCCTCCATATGCGGCGCCAGGCCGAACGCCTGGCCGCCACCGAACGCCGCGAAGGCACGCTCGCCGAACGCGAGCGGCTGTCCATGGAGATCCACGACACCCTCGCGCAGAGCCTGTCGAGCCAGCAGATGCTCCTCCAGGCCGCGGAACGCACCTGGGACAGCGATCCGACGACCGCCCGCGGTCACGTCCGTACCGCCGAGTCGATCGCGGAACGCAGCCTCGCCGAGGCCCGGCGCTTCGTGCACGACCTCGCACCCGCCGACCTGGCCGAGGGCGGCGGACTCGCCGAGGCGCTGCGCACCCTGGCCCTGCGCGAGTCCACCGACACGCTGCGGGTCCGCCTCCATGTCGACGGAACCCCCGTGCCGCTGCCCGACCGGGTGCAGTCGGCGCTGCTGCGGATCGCCCAGGGCGCGCTGGCGAACGTGACCGAGCACGCGGGCGCCTCCACGGCGACGCTCACCCTCAGCCACCTGGACGACCAGGTGGTGCTGGACATCGCGGACGACGGCCACGGCTTCGCCCCGCCGACCGACGCGCCCTCCGGGGGACGCGGGCACGGCCTGGCGGCGATGCGCGCCCGCGTGCGCCAGCTGGGCGGCACCCTGACGATCGAATCGGCACCGGGCGAGGGCACGGTGGTGTCCGCGGCGATCCCGCTGGAGGACCGATGA
- a CDS encoding GlcG/HbpS family heme-binding protein: MKKMSLRARVLTGAVAAAALGAGTFGAVTANASAPAAESLAAVSADPANRNLQQSTHLTVDAAAKAAQAALDAAEKAGQRVTVAVVDRNGNTLVTLRGDGAGPQSYESAEKKAFTAVSWNAPTSELAKRLAQAPNLKDIPGTLFLAGGVPVQAKGAPIAGIGVAGAPSGDLDDQFAAAGVAALGR; encoded by the coding sequence ATGAAGAAGATGTCTCTGCGTGCCCGTGTCCTGACCGGCGCTGTCGCCGCCGCCGCGCTCGGCGCGGGAACGTTCGGTGCGGTGACGGCGAACGCCTCCGCGCCGGCCGCCGAGTCGCTCGCCGCGGTGAGCGCCGACCCGGCGAACCGCAACCTCCAGCAGTCCACGCATCTGACCGTCGACGCGGCGGCCAAGGCCGCTCAGGCCGCGCTGGACGCCGCCGAGAAGGCCGGACAGCGCGTCACGGTCGCTGTCGTCGACCGCAACGGCAACACCCTGGTCACCCTGCGCGGTGACGGCGCCGGTCCGCAGTCGTACGAGTCGGCGGAGAAGAAGGCGTTCACCGCGGTCTCCTGGAACGCGCCCACCTCCGAGCTCGCCAAGCGCCTGGCGCAGGCCCCGAACCTGAAGGACATTCCCGGCACGCTGTTCCTCGCGGGCGGCGTCCCGGTCCAGGCCAAGGGTGCTCCGATCGCGGGTATCGGGGTGGCCGGTGCGCCGAGCGGCGACCTGGACGACCAGTTCGCCGCGGCGGGCGTGGCGGCGCTCGGCCGCTGA